The following are encoded together in the Kingella negevensis genome:
- the htpX gene encoding protease HtpX, which produces MKRIFLFLATNMAVLLVISILMNFLGLNHANGGMGKVLASAAVVGFTGSIISLLMSKTMAKASVDAEVITQPQNEIEAWLVGTIESQAHQWGFDMPEIAIYDSPEPNAFATGATKNSSLVAVSTGLLRSMTRDEVEAVLAHEMAHIGNGDMVTLTLIQGVVNTFVVFLSKIIAGMVAQGLSPQHDENGEQTENTSNSGTYFLVYTVLQMVFGFLASIIVMWFSRQREYRADAGAARLVGATKMIAALQRLKGQGSQLPANMAAMGIASEERDSLLSTHPSLDSRIARLQMM; this is translated from the coding sequence ATGAAACGCATTTTTCTTTTTCTCGCTACCAATATGGCGGTGCTGCTGGTTATCAGTATTTTGATGAATTTTCTGGGCTTGAACCACGCAAATGGCGGCATGGGTAAGGTTTTGGCTTCGGCGGCTGTTGTCGGTTTTACAGGCTCAATTATTTCTTTGCTAATGTCTAAAACCATGGCGAAGGCTTCGGTGGATGCGGAAGTGATTACGCAACCTCAAAATGAAATTGAAGCGTGGTTGGTTGGTACGATTGAAAGCCAAGCGCACCAATGGGGCTTTGATATGCCTGAAATTGCGATTTATGATTCGCCTGAACCCAACGCTTTTGCAACAGGCGCAACAAAAAACAGTTCTTTAGTCGCAGTCAGCACAGGCTTATTGCGCAGCATGACACGTGATGAAGTGGAAGCCGTTTTGGCGCACGAAATGGCGCATATTGGCAATGGTGATATGGTTACACTCACGTTAATTCAAGGCGTTGTAAACACATTTGTGGTGTTTCTATCGAAAATCATTGCAGGCATGGTGGCGCAAGGTCTCTCTCCGCAACATGATGAAAATGGTGAACAAACTGAGAATACAAGCAATAGCGGCACATATTTCTTGGTTTACACGGTCTTGCAAATGGTGTTCGGTTTCCTTGCCAGTATTATTGTGATGTGGTTCAGCCGTCAGCGTGAATATCGCGCAGACGCTGGCGCTGCAAGATTAGTTGGCGCAACCAAAATGATTGCAGCATTGCAACGACTAAAAGGTCAAGGTAGTCAGTTGCCAGCCAATATGGCAGCGATGGGCATTGCCAGCGAAGAGCGCGATTCTTTATTGAGTACGCATCCAAGTTTAGATAGCCGCATTGCGCGTTTACAAATGATGTGA
- the ribBA gene encoding bifunctional 3,4-dihydroxy-2-butanone-4-phosphate synthase/GTP cyclohydrolase II — MSPTFCYKRNTLMQISTIPEILADIKAGKMVIITDAEDRENEGDLVMAAQFVTPEAINFMIKHARGLVCLPMESALIDKLGLPMMTQHNGAQYGTNFTVSIEAANGISTGISAADRAHTIQTAVSANVQPEDIVQPGHIFPLRAQKGGVLMRTGHTEAAVDLAQMAGLSGAGVICEIINDDGTMSRMPELQEFAKQHGLKIGTIADLIEYRSRTESLLEEMGDTMIHTEWGDFRQRVYVDKLNGETHLALVKGNPTEATETLVRVHEPFSAMDFIQPDSSHSWSLPQALQRVQATENGVVILLHRTEDGAALLSRTAPKKPSQTKKWDSKMYGIGAQILANLNVKKMRVLGTPSALNGLTGFGLEIVGFEEVNQ, encoded by the coding sequence ATCTCGCCTACTTTTTGTTACAAGAGGAACACACTCATGCAAATCTCAACTATTCCTGAAATTTTGGCAGACATCAAAGCGGGCAAAATGGTCATCATCACCGATGCTGAAGACCGTGAAAACGAAGGCGATTTGGTGATGGCGGCGCAATTTGTTACGCCAGAAGCCATCAACTTTATGATTAAGCACGCACGCGGTTTGGTGTGTTTACCGATGGAAAGCGCATTGATTGACAAACTGGGCTTGCCGATGATGACGCAACACAACGGCGCACAATATGGCACAAACTTCACCGTTTCCATTGAAGCGGCAAACGGCATCAGCACGGGCATTTCCGCTGCAGACCGCGCCCACACTATTCAAACCGCCGTTTCAGCGAATGTGCAGCCTGAAGACATTGTGCAACCTGGGCATATTTTCCCACTTCGCGCCCAAAAAGGCGGTGTGTTAATGCGTACAGGACACACGGAAGCGGCGGTAGATTTGGCGCAAATGGCAGGTCTATCAGGCGCAGGCGTGATTTGCGAAATCATCAATGATGACGGCACCATGTCGCGTATGCCTGAATTGCAAGAGTTCGCCAAACAACACGGCTTGAAAATTGGCACGATTGCCGATTTGATTGAATACCGTAGTCGCACAGAAAGCCTATTAGAAGAAATGGGCGATACGATGATTCACACCGAATGGGGCGATTTCCGCCAACGCGTGTATGTGGACAAACTGAACGGCGAAACGCATTTGGCGTTAGTGAAAGGCAATCCAACCGAAGCCACTGAAACTTTAGTACGCGTTCACGAACCATTCAGCGCAATGGACTTTATCCAGCCCGACTCAAGCCACTCTTGGTCGCTGCCGCAAGCCTTGCAACGCGTTCAGGCTACAGAAAACGGTGTGGTTATTTTGTTACACAGAACAGAAGACGGTGCGGCTTTGTTATCCCGAACCGCGCCAAAAAAACCATCGCAAACCAAAAAATGGGACAGCAAAATGTACGGCATTGGTGCGCAAATCTTGGCTAATCTGAATGTGAAAAAAATGCGCGTTTTGGGTACGCCTTCTGCATTGAATGGCTTAACTGGCTTTGGCTTAGAAATTGTCGGTTTTGAAGAAGTTAATCAATAA
- a CDS encoding transglutaminaseTgpA domain-containing protein, which produces MIIAKTPYLNTEVDFKALLFNQIALIAVSLPLLKELPTPVTAVFAAFALGRVALMKFGVKKLPKWQLMLMLLVVGMLVFAEVGTFIGLQGGTAFLLLLCALKSYEGYSRRDRQVSALSMIFLLSGAVLFNQDLAVGLWVLVCLMLISVSLAILNDVSIKNAIKQSGMAFLLTLLPTVLLFITMPRRDAPLWGLPQNPSAQSTTGLSESMKPGSIGNLVQSNEPAFSATFDDGFTPRPKDLYWRVMIMSEQNSSGEWQAVRGFVDSAVPVSTPKNPTVRYQVVLADEKGRIPALDYPADRQRHGLMRELGDVMRVYSRQGVRGINLRSVITDELPQKLRENEIREYTTLPEKTNLRTRIFAKQLFEQNGSHAENFANAVLRYFSQQKFAYTLKPPVLLSSSPTDEFLFKTKQGFCEHYADAFVVMMRAAGVPARVVTGYQGGEWNEQGNFWQIRSKDAHAWAEIWLPEKQVWKRYDPTAAVSITRVEGGLDSALPAEEINELVSNLGLWSQLTGKSQVYWERWVVNFDGEQQKNLFSWFGFSKVTGGALLTVLLLGLVPALIPVFLWWKRSRREDISPLADGFMLLKHHLLSEKFANLGALGAVELKQELQSQQRLSPDLAELIDDYIRLNYASSQSPSKRVAQGWYRRARKLARKYRLKNAA; this is translated from the coding sequence ATGATTATTGCCAAAACCCCCTATCTCAATACAGAAGTCGATTTCAAAGCCCTGCTGTTCAACCAAATCGCCCTGATTGCCGTATCCCTTCCCTTGCTGAAAGAACTGCCCACGCCCGTAACCGCCGTATTTGCCGCATTTGCATTGGGACGCGTTGCGCTGATGAAATTCGGCGTGAAAAAACTACCCAAATGGCAACTTATGCTTATGCTGCTGGTTGTAGGCATGCTTGTGTTCGCGGAAGTCGGCACATTTATCGGTTTACAAGGCGGCACAGCGTTTTTACTGCTGCTGTGCGCCCTCAAATCCTACGAAGGTTATTCGCGCCGCGACAGACAAGTGTCCGCCCTATCCATGATTTTCTTGCTCTCAGGCGCAGTGCTGTTCAATCAAGATTTAGCCGTTGGTTTATGGGTACTCGTTTGCCTGATGCTCATCAGCGTATCGCTCGCCATTTTGAACGATGTCAGCATTAAAAACGCCATCAAACAAAGTGGCATGGCATTTTTGCTCACATTACTGCCAACTGTGTTGCTGTTCATCACCATGCCGCGACGCGACGCACCACTTTGGGGCTTACCACAAAATCCGTCTGCCCAATCCACCACGGGTTTATCAGAATCCATGAAACCTGGCAGCATTGGCAACTTGGTGCAAAGCAACGAACCCGCGTTTTCCGCCACTTTTGATGACGGTTTTACCCCTCGCCCTAAAGATTTGTACTGGCGCGTGATGATTATGTCCGAGCAAAACAGCTCTGGCGAATGGCAAGCGGTGAGAGGTTTTGTAGACAGCGCAGTCCCTGTTTCCACGCCGAAAAATCCAACTGTACGCTATCAAGTGGTTTTGGCAGATGAAAAGGGGCGTATTCCCGCGCTGGATTACCCAGCCGACCGCCAACGCCATGGCTTAATGCGCGAATTGGGCGACGTGATGCGCGTGTATAGTCGCCAAGGGGTGCGCGGTATCAACTTACGTTCCGTTATCACAGACGAATTGCCGCAAAAATTGCGCGAAAACGAAATCCGTGAATACACCACGCTGCCTGAAAAAACGAATTTGCGGACGCGCATATTTGCCAAACAACTTTTTGAACAAAATGGCAGTCATGCAGAAAATTTCGCCAATGCCGTTTTGCGTTATTTCTCGCAACAAAAATTTGCTTACACACTCAAACCGCCCGTTTTATTGAGCAGCAGCCCCACCGATGAATTTCTGTTCAAAACCAAACAAGGTTTTTGTGAGCATTACGCCGACGCGTTTGTGGTGATGATGCGTGCCGCAGGTGTGCCAGCGCGTGTGGTTACAGGCTACCAAGGCGGCGAATGGAACGAGCAAGGCAACTTCTGGCAAATCCGCAGCAAAGACGCGCACGCGTGGGCGGAAATTTGGCTGCCTGAAAAACAAGTGTGGAAACGCTACGACCCAACCGCCGCCGTGTCCATCACGCGCGTGGAAGGCGGTTTGGACAGCGCGTTGCCTGCCGAAGAAATCAATGAACTAGTGAGCAATCTGGGCTTGTGGAGTCAGCTCACAGGCAAAAGCCAAGTTTATTGGGAACGCTGGGTAGTCAATTTTGACGGCGAACAGCAGAAAAATTTGTTTTCATGGTTTGGTTTCAGCAAAGTAACAGGCGGCGCGTTGCTGACTGTGTTGCTGCTGGGACTTGTGCCTGCGTTAATTCCTGTTTTCTTGTGGTGGAAACGCTCGCGCCGTGAAGATATTTCGCCGTTGGCAGACGGTTTTATGCTGCTGAAACATCATTTGCTCAGCGAAAAATTTGCCAATTTGGGCGCATTGGGCGCGGTGGAATTGAAGCAAGAATTGCAATCGCAGCAACGCTTGTCGCCTGATTTGGCGGAGTTGATTGATGATTATATTCGCTTGAATTACGCCAGCAGCCAGTCGCCCAGCAAACGTGTGGCGCAAGGTTGGTATCGCCGCGCACGGAAATTGGCGCGGAAATATCGCTTGAAAAATGCAGCCTGA
- a CDS encoding DMT family transporter produces the protein MSTPTTTSAPINKKVGFINAFIAATLMGFVGFFARHINAQGDFIASSRMMCGTIAFFAILAYKGRLHELKSYKLSFPMILSGFFMGNCLSAYVMATKLTSIANAVFFIYIGPIISTLLAVIFLKEKMRASTWVSMAGVFIGMLLIVGLVSFEGGSLKFGFEFKAETFKGDMLALYSGVGYGLFLFFNRFRTEVPGDTRAFWNFLFALLGILALFPITQPTIAQMGSSDWIWWIAIGFVCGFGALGTCSIATRHLKASEFACVSYWECVVAPVFVGLLIFGEAMSMPQIIGGALIIIGGMSEVVVSLFSRKGSNETNDGSAPPAQAA, from the coding sequence ATGAGTACCCCTACAACAACTAGCGCTCCCATCAACAAAAAAGTTGGCTTTATCAATGCCTTCATCGCAGCAACTCTGATGGGTTTTGTTGGTTTCTTCGCTCGTCATATCAACGCTCAAGGCGACTTTATCGCGTCATCGCGCATGATGTGCGGCACAATCGCATTTTTCGCTATCTTGGCATACAAAGGTAGGTTGCACGAACTCAAATCGTACAAACTGTCTTTCCCCATGATTTTAAGTGGTTTTTTCATGGGTAACTGCTTATCGGCTTATGTGATGGCGACTAAACTGACTTCCATTGCCAACGCTGTGTTTTTTATTTACATCGGTCCGATTATTTCCACTTTGCTCGCCGTGATTTTCTTGAAAGAAAAAATGAGGGCAAGCACTTGGGTATCTATGGCAGGTGTATTTATCGGCATGCTGCTGATTGTGGGCTTGGTAAGTTTTGAAGGTGGCAGCCTGAAATTCGGATTCGAATTTAAAGCAGAAACATTCAAAGGCGATATGCTGGCATTGTATTCTGGTGTGGGTTATGGCTTGTTCTTATTCTTCAACCGCTTCCGTACTGAAGTCCCTGGTGATACACGCGCATTCTGGAATTTCCTGTTTGCCTTGCTAGGTATTTTGGCTCTGTTCCCTATCACACAACCAACCATTGCTCAAATGGGTTCTTCCGACTGGATTTGGTGGATTGCGATTGGTTTCGTGTGCGGTTTTGGTGCATTAGGCACTTGCTCTATCGCCACACGCCACTTGAAAGCCTCTGAATTTGCTTGCGTTTCATACTGGGAATGCGTGGTTGCGCCAGTCTTCGTAGGTTTGCTGATTTTTGGCGAAGCCATGAGCATGCCACAAATCATCGGTGGCGCACTGATTATTATCGGCGGTATGAGTGAAGTGGTTGTGAGCCTGTTCTCTCGCAAAGGCAGCAATGAAACCAATGATGGTTCTGCTCCCCCTGCTCAAGCAGCCTGA
- a CDS encoding serine/threonine protein kinase — MTKIVNSWNDFDPLKRIIVGVADHSCIPPEEPATSEKVPVDSKMRGMWGPRPLETVEKANEQLNYLAKVLEDRGVIVDRPTPLQWNQPVITPDFRTGSMMTCMPPRDILLTIGNEIMASANSFRCRYFEYLAFWPLMKKYFDEDPEFKWTQAPRPRLTDKSYKHNYYDEKISLEERLVRTANKDFVTTEEEPMWDAADVMRVGKDLFIQHGLTTNRTAMEWFKRYYPNLTVHAVNFPGDPYPIHIDATFVPLRPGLIINNPVRPLPQEQRAIFEKNGWEIVPAAQPAHKEPPPLCYSSVWLSMNCLVVDHKTVICEASEVNQQEQFDKLGMNVIPVPFRDAYPFGGALHCATADVYREGGCEDYFPNRNFNDLTLV, encoded by the coding sequence ATGACTAAAATCGTCAATTCTTGGAACGACTTTGACCCTCTGAAACGCATCATCGTTGGTGTGGCAGACCATAGTTGTATTCCTCCAGAAGAACCTGCAACTTCTGAAAAAGTGCCTGTAGATAGCAAAATGCGCGGCATGTGGGGTCCTCGTCCCCTAGAAACCGTTGAAAAAGCTAACGAACAATTGAACTACTTGGCTAAAGTTTTGGAAGACCGCGGTGTCATCGTTGACCGTCCAACTCCATTGCAATGGAACCAACCTGTCATCACTCCAGACTTCCGTACTGGCTCTATGATGACTTGTATGCCTCCACGCGATATTCTTTTAACCATCGGTAATGAAATTATGGCTTCTGCTAACTCATTCCGCTGCCGTTACTTTGAATATTTGGCATTCTGGCCTCTGATGAAAAAATATTTTGATGAAGACCCAGAATTCAAATGGACTCAAGCACCTCGTCCACGTTTGACAGATAAATCATATAAACACAATTATTATGATGAAAAAATCTCTTTGGAAGAACGCTTAGTTCGTACTGCGAACAAAGACTTCGTTACAACTGAAGAAGAACCAATGTGGGATGCTGCTGACGTAATGCGTGTTGGTAAAGACTTGTTTATCCAACATGGCTTGACTACCAACCGCACTGCAATGGAATGGTTCAAACGCTACTATCCAAACTTGACAGTTCACGCCGTTAACTTCCCAGGTGACCCATATCCAATCCACATTGATGCAACATTTGTTCCATTGCGTCCAGGTTTGATTATCAACAACCCCGTTCGTCCATTGCCACAAGAACAACGTGCAATCTTCGAGAAAAACGGTTGGGAAATTGTGCCTGCTGCTCAACCTGCTCATAAAGAACCTCCTCCACTATGCTACAGCTCAGTATGGTTGTCTATGAACTGCTTGGTAGTAGACCACAAAACAGTGATTTGCGAAGCTTCTGAAGTGAACCAACAAGAGCAATTCGACAAATTAGGTATGAACGTAATCCCAGTTCCATTCCGCGATGCTTACCCATTCGGTGGTGCATTACACTGCGCTACTGCCGATGTATATCGCGAAGGTGGCTGCGAAGATTACTTCCCAAATCGCAACTTCAATGACTTGACTTTGGTTTAA
- a CDS encoding MFS transporter: MSKKIKIPMLAHEWRAATSLAGVYALRMLGMFLVLPVLSLHAHSLSGADEVAKLKMVGLAMAAYGLTQALLQLPLGMLSDKIGRKKVIYLGMGVFALGSFIAAFTNDVYMLIVARAIQGAGAVSAAVTALLADLTREEVRTRAMSLIGLSIGLTFSVSLVLSPVLSQFIGVQGLFALTGVLSLASIALVRFYTPNPEQSRHHEDAQVSVHRIGEVLKNGQLLRLNYGIFALQAGLMAIFTALPFALKNLGWDKSEHWLVYLPATVIGLVLMVPAIVIGETRNKLKQVFVLGIALVLLAQFALIFSVSSAWLIGLTLVVYFIGFNILEASLPSLVSKIAPTDLKGTAMGVYNTTQSLGVFTGGMIGSRMYAVYGFSGVFGFCCVIIGVWLLMAMSAPAPRPVKNVMFAVPDSWLADLAGLTAKIQAASGVEEVRLSADNKTVFVKALQQGFDEEYVKQVLTGV, encoded by the coding sequence ATGTCTAAAAAAATAAAAATTCCTATGTTGGCGCATGAATGGCGTGCGGCTACGTCTTTGGCTGGTGTGTATGCGCTGCGAATGCTGGGCATGTTTTTGGTGCTGCCTGTTTTGTCGCTTCATGCACACAGCTTATCGGGCGCGGACGAAGTCGCAAAGCTGAAAATGGTAGGGCTGGCAATGGCGGCTTACGGACTGACTCAAGCCTTGCTGCAACTGCCACTGGGTATGTTGTCCGACAAGATTGGTCGCAAAAAAGTGATTTACTTGGGCATGGGCGTGTTTGCGCTGGGGAGTTTTATCGCAGCGTTTACAAATGATGTTTATATGCTGATTGTGGCGCGGGCGATTCAAGGCGCGGGGGCGGTGAGTGCAGCGGTAACGGCTTTGCTGGCGGATTTAACACGCGAAGAAGTGCGTACTCGGGCGATGTCGCTGATTGGCTTGAGCATTGGGCTAACGTTTTCGGTGAGCTTGGTGCTGTCGCCTGTGTTGAGCCAATTTATTGGTGTGCAAGGTTTGTTTGCGCTGACGGGTGTGCTGAGTTTGGCGAGCATTGCGCTGGTGCGGTTTTACACGCCCAATCCTGAACAATCACGACACCATGAAGACGCGCAAGTGTCGGTTCACAGAATTGGCGAAGTGCTGAAAAATGGGCAATTATTGCGTTTGAACTATGGCATTTTTGCGCTGCAAGCTGGGTTGATGGCGATTTTTACGGCGTTGCCGTTTGCGCTGAAAAACTTGGGTTGGGATAAGTCAGAGCATTGGCTGGTTTATTTGCCTGCGACTGTGATTGGCTTGGTGCTGATGGTGCCTGCGATTGTGATTGGCGAAACGCGTAATAAATTGAAACAGGTGTTTGTGCTGGGGATTGCGTTGGTGTTGTTGGCGCAGTTTGCGTTGATTTTTAGCGTGTCGTCTGCGTGGCTGATTGGGCTGACTTTGGTGGTTTATTTCATCGGCTTCAATATTTTGGAGGCGAGTTTGCCGTCTTTGGTGTCTAAAATTGCGCCGACTGATTTGAAAGGCACGGCGATGGGTGTGTATAACACAACGCAATCGCTGGGCGTGTTTACGGGAGGTATGATTGGCAGCCGAATGTATGCGGTTTATGGTTTTTCGGGCGTGTTTGGGTTTTGCTGTGTGATTATTGGCGTGTGGTTGTTGATGGCGATGTCTGCACCTGCGCCGCGTCCTGTGAAAAATGTGATGTTTGCTGTGCCTGATAGTTGGCTGGCGGATTTGGCGGGATTAACGGCAAAAATTCAGGCTGCGTCTGGCGTGGAAGAAGTGCGATTGAGCGCGGATAATAAAACCGTTTTTGTAAAAGCCTTGCAGCAAGGTTTTGATGAAGAATATGTGAAACAAGTTTTAACAGGAGTATGA
- a CDS encoding MFS transporter, with protein sequence MSTTTTFFHSSTPELSEQERQALRKAATSSFIGNFVEWFDYAAYGYLAAIIGKVFFPSSDPQTELIATFTVFAISFIIRPFGGIVWGYWGDRYGRRFALSWSILVMSASTFCIALIPSYTSIGIAAPILLLLVRMVQGFSASGEYAGASAFLAEYAPKGKRGLYTSLVPASTATGLLMGSLLAALLYTVLSPEHLHSWGWRIPFLMAGPFGLIGRYIRLHLEDSPVYREMEAKMDKSKRSSNLPIQILLTKYRKEVLIACGVVSLNAVAFYTTLSYMPTYLSSELGMSETYSFMASSVALLAYIGFIFVMGHFSDLYGRKTMLTGACVLFILLSVPLFALLEQNHFAVSLFVMMSFGVILAMNDGTLPGFLTEAFPTHLRFSGFALCFNMGNALLGGTSPLLATLLIKHTGSDLAPAWYLSGIAVIALIALRFSQETANKKL encoded by the coding sequence ATGTCCACAACCACCACTTTTTTCCATTCATCAACGCCAGAATTATCCGAGCAAGAACGCCAAGCATTACGCAAAGCCGCCACATCCAGTTTCATTGGCAACTTTGTCGAATGGTTCGACTACGCCGCGTATGGCTATCTAGCCGCCATTATCGGCAAAGTCTTCTTCCCCTCAAGCGACCCACAAACTGAGCTGATTGCCACATTCACAGTTTTCGCCATTTCCTTCATCATTCGCCCATTCGGCGGCATTGTATGGGGCTATTGGGGCGACAGATACGGCAGGCGATTTGCCTTATCATGGTCAATTCTCGTCATGTCCGCTTCTACTTTCTGTATCGCCCTTATTCCGTCTTACACTAGCATAGGCATCGCCGCGCCCATATTGCTGCTTCTCGTCCGCATGGTACAAGGCTTCTCCGCATCAGGCGAATACGCAGGTGCGTCCGCATTCCTAGCAGAATACGCCCCCAAAGGCAAACGTGGTTTATACACCAGCCTAGTCCCTGCCAGCACCGCCACAGGTTTGCTGATGGGTTCACTGCTCGCCGCCCTACTCTATACCGTTCTCAGCCCAGAACACTTGCACTCATGGGGCTGGCGCATTCCCTTTCTCATGGCTGGACCTTTCGGTTTAATCGGACGCTATATCCGCTTGCATCTTGAGGACTCCCCTGTCTATCGAGAAATGGAAGCCAAAATGGATAAAAGCAAACGCAGCAGCAATTTACCCATTCAAATTTTGCTGACCAAATACCGCAAAGAAGTTTTGATTGCTTGCGGTGTCGTGTCGCTCAACGCCGTAGCGTTTTACACCACACTCAGCTACATGCCCACTTATCTCAGCTCAGAACTGGGCATGAGCGAAACCTACTCGTTTATGGCGTCCAGCGTCGCCCTGTTAGCCTACATCGGATTCATTTTTGTCATGGGACATTTCTCCGATTTATACGGACGCAAAACCATGCTAACAGGCGCGTGCGTTTTGTTTATCCTGTTATCCGTTCCCCTGTTTGCCTTGTTGGAACAAAATCACTTTGCCGTTAGCCTGTTTGTGATGATGAGCTTTGGCGTTATTCTTGCCATGAATGACGGCACGTTGCCGGGGTTCTTAACCGAGGCTTTCCCAACGCATTTGCGCTTTAGTGGTTTTGCCCTCTGTTTCAACATGGGTAACGCATTACTGGGCGGCACATCGCCTCTGCTTGCCACACTTTTGATTAAACACACAGGCAGCGATTTAGCCCCAGCATGGTATTTATCTGGCATCGCCGTTATCGCTTTGATTGCGCTGCGATTTAGCCAAGAAACCGCTAATAAAAAATTGTGA
- a CDS encoding M23 family metallopeptidase: MKKNVVRNSCIAVAVLAALAAAGWAGVRAVEQKQFQQHKVVEKLMLPKTGEQSVPVSYWYDEEVQTGDNLSIVLERLGVSEHSIQTFLKESPIDTKMLQLRAGQIISARVDSSNEVTDIQFFNADDDGERNLVAIEKLNGKWQLHAGAVDTETLPSLRSVVVTTSSSGALARAGVPVEIRTALKEVFADKFDLDNLHAGDSVRVLYESLFFRGQEVATGNVLAAEITMGGKTYYGYYFENGDQDSGGNYYDEKGEALKKGFDGLPVETYTRISSPYGIRVHPVLHTVRMHTGIDYAAPMGTKVLAPSDGVVSFRGWKGGYGNAVMITHGNGMETLYGHLSAFVDGVNVGSSVGAGSVIAFVGSTGRSTGPHLHYEVRINGQHVNPASVALPTPKLSATDLAALKKYRVKTDEIMKSVRGLDVMVSQVD, translated from the coding sequence ATGAAGAAAAATGTGGTCAGGAACAGTTGTATTGCAGTAGCTGTGTTGGCAGCTTTGGCGGCGGCTGGTTGGGCTGGTGTGCGTGCTGTGGAGCAGAAACAGTTTCAGCAGCATAAGGTGGTGGAAAAGTTAATGCTGCCCAAAACAGGCGAACAATCTGTCCCTGTGAGTTATTGGTATGATGAGGAAGTGCAAACGGGCGATAATCTGAGCATTGTTTTGGAGCGTTTGGGTGTGAGTGAACACAGTATTCAAACGTTTTTGAAAGAAAGCCCGATTGATACGAAGATGTTGCAACTGCGTGCTGGGCAGATTATCAGTGCGCGTGTAGATTCGAGCAATGAAGTAACGGATATTCAATTTTTCAACGCTGATGATGACGGTGAACGCAATCTGGTGGCGATTGAGAAATTGAATGGCAAATGGCAGTTACACGCTGGTGCGGTGGATACGGAAACGTTGCCGTCTTTGCGCTCGGTGGTGGTAACAACTTCGTCTTCTGGAGCGTTGGCGCGTGCTGGCGTGCCTGTTGAAATTCGCACGGCTTTGAAAGAGGTGTTTGCGGATAAGTTTGACTTGGATAATTTGCACGCTGGCGATAGTGTGCGCGTGTTGTATGAAAGTTTGTTTTTCCGTGGTCAGGAAGTGGCGACGGGTAATGTGTTGGCGGCGGAAATCACAATGGGCGGTAAAACGTATTATGGCTATTATTTTGAGAATGGCGACCAAGATAGCGGCGGTAACTATTATGACGAGAAGGGCGAGGCTCTGAAAAAGGGTTTTGATGGCTTGCCTGTGGAAACGTACACGAGGATTTCTTCGCCTTATGGGATTCGTGTTCACCCTGTTTTGCACACAGTTCGCATGCACACGGGGATTGACTATGCTGCACCAATGGGGACAAAAGTGCTTGCGCCGAGCGATGGTGTGGTGAGTTTCCGTGGTTGGAAAGGCGGCTATGGTAACGCGGTGATGATTACGCATGGCAATGGCATGGAAACGCTTTACGGGCATTTGAGTGCGTTTGTGGACGGTGTGAATGTGGGTTCTTCTGTGGGTGCTGGCTCTGTGATTGCGTTTGTGGGCTCTACGGGGCGTTCTACTGGTCCACATTTGCATTATGAAGTGCGGATTAACGGTCAGCATGTGAACCCTGCTTCTGTAGCTTTGCCTACACCTAAATTGTCGGCGACGGATTTGGCGGCTTTGAAGAAATATCGTGTGAAAACAGATGAGATTATGAAGTCGGTTCGTGGTTTAGATGTGATGGTTTCGCAAGTGGATTAA
- a CDS encoding single-stranded DNA-binding protein yields the protein MLNKVILIGRLGRDPELRYMPNGEAVCNFSVATSETWTDRNSGQRQERTEWHNITIYRKLGEIAGQYLKKGSQVYLEGRIQSRKYTDKQGMERTAYDIICSEMKMLDSRNSQQGGAQGYDNGGYQPDYGNAPQQQSYPQQSQQPPAAPQRQASTAPAAPVDDIDDDIPF from the coding sequence ATGTTGAATAAAGTGATTTTGATTGGACGCTTAGGGCGCGACCCTGAATTGCGTTATATGCCCAATGGTGAGGCGGTGTGCAATTTTTCGGTGGCAACCAGCGAAACGTGGACTGACCGTAATAGCGGACAACGCCAAGAGCGCACGGAATGGCACAATATTACGATTTATCGTAAATTAGGCGAAATTGCTGGGCAGTATTTGAAAAAGGGTAGCCAAGTGTATTTGGAAGGGCGCATTCAGTCGCGCAAATATACTGACAAGCAGGGTATGGAACGCACGGCTTACGATATTATTTGCAGTGAAATGAAGATGCTGGATTCGCGCAATAGCCAACAAGGTGGTGCGCAAGGTTATGATAATGGTGGTTATCAACCTGATTATGGCAATGCACCACAGCAGCAATCGTATCCGCAACAATCTCAACAACCGCCTGCTGCGCCACAGCGTCAAGCATCAACTGCTCCTGCTGCGCCTGTTGATGATATTGATGATGACATTCCGTTTTAA